Proteins from a single region of Xiphophorus maculatus strain JP 163 A chromosome 22, X_maculatus-5.0-male, whole genome shotgun sequence:
- the LOC102216928 gene encoding interleukin-20 receptor subunit alpha-like, giving the protein MERVGNMNRLLLGALLLRVTAQEMLAPPGQARFESTDFKNILQWAAPTNSSCLQYHVQYKIYGELDWLNVSNCQGIQRHHCDLSAATSDVREWYYARVRVSCAATGSKSAWAMSRRFSPRWDTKVSPPSVRLNSSKQGLVVQVKASRVLMRKVHNGVDNNIYVVHPGGKEEVYEVASGSKLTLTELKPRTHYCVQAQTVIPRHMRSSDRSTAKCITTD; this is encoded by the exons ATGGAGCGCGTCGGCAACATGAACCGCCTGCTGCTGGGAGCCCTGCTGCTGCGTGTCACAGCTCAAG AGATGCTGGCTCCACCTGGACAGGCGAGGTTCGAGTCCACAGACTTCAAGAACATCCTGCAGTGGGCCGCGCCCACAAACAGCTCCTGCCTGCAGTACCACGTCCAGTATAAGAT ATACGGCGAGCTGGACTGGCTGAACGTCAGCAACTGTCAGGGCATCCAGAGGCACCACTGTGACCTCAGCGCCGCCACCTCCGACGTCAGAGAGTGGTACTACGCCCGGGTGCGAGTGTCGTGTGCGGCCACCGGCAGCAAATCGGCCTGGGCCATGTCCCGCAGATTCAGCCCCCGCTGGGACA CCAAAGTCAGCCCCCCCTCAGTGAGGCTGAACTCGTCCAAACAGGGCCTTGTGGTCCAAGTGAAAGCCTCCAGAGTGTTGATGCGCAAGGTGCACAACGGCGTGGACAACAACATCTACGTCGTCCACCCCGGCGGAAAGGAG gagGTTTACGAGGTGGCGAGCGGCTCCAAGCTGACTCTGACCGAACTGAAGCCCAGGACACACTACTGCGTCCAAGCACAGACCGTCATCCCCCGGCACATGAGGAGCAGCGATCGCAGCACCGCCAAGTGCATCACCACAGACTGA